One window from the genome of Gambusia affinis linkage group LG14, SWU_Gaff_1.0, whole genome shotgun sequence encodes:
- the snx27a gene encoding sorting nexin-27a, with protein sequence MADVGGDEIRPAHPTASRYNGPVVGSSAGQNAATVTSGPRIVRIVKSESGYGFNVRGQVSEGGQLRSINGELYAPLQHVSAVLPGGAADRAGIAKGDRILEVNGVNVEGATHKQVVDLIRAAEKELVLAVLSVPPQEADGLEGGEDIQPNYDYSDKQAVPISIPMYKHVEQHSERFVVYNVYMSGRQLCSKRYREFAILHQNLKREFSNFNFPKLPGKWPFSLSEQQLDARRRGLEEYLERVCSVRVIGESDIMQEFLSESDENYNGVTDVELRIALPDKTTLSVRVRKNSTTDQVYQALVLKVGMDSIMASYFSLFEVINHSFVRKLAPNEFPHKLYVQNYTSAVPGTCLALRKWLFSVQEEELLRDNPLALHYCFHQALDDVKKGFMKTEDKSYQLQKLAEQRKMATYLSLLRTCEGYNEVVFPHCSCDSRRKGHVITAISIHHFKLHACTEDGTLENQVIAFEWAEMQRWDTDEEGMAFCFEYARGEKKPRWVKIFTPYFNYMHECFERVFCELKWRKQVEEEESDKDNKNCSNNEYLPPLETQQKGWRPLGGEIATS encoded by the exons ATGGCGGATGTCGGCGGCGATGAAATTCGGCCGGCTCACCCCACGGCGTCCCGCTACAACGGTCCAGTCGTCGGTTCGTCCGCGGGCCAGAATGCAGCAACGGTAACGTCTGGTCCTCGGATAGTGCGGATCGTCAAGTCGGAGTCTGGCTACGGTTTCAATGTTCGTGGTCAGGTCAGCGAAGGAGGGCAGCTTCGGAGCATCAACGGGGAATTGTACGCTCCTCTTCAGCACGTCAGCGCTGTTCTACCTGGAGGTGCAGCAGACCGAGCGGGGATAGCGAAGGGTGACAGGATCCTTGAAGT gaATGGGGTGAACGTGGAAGGAGCGACCCATAAGCAAGTGGTGGACCTGATCCGTGCAGCGGAGAAGGAGCTGGTTCTGGCCGTTCTGTCCGTTCCGCCCCAGGAAGCTGATGGATTAGAAGGAGGGGAGGACATCCAGCCGAACTACGACTACAGCGATAAGCAGGCGGTGCCCATTTCTATCCCCATGTACAAACATGTGGAGCAGCACTCGGAGAGGTTTGTG GTGTACAACGTGTACATGTCAGGCAGACAGCTGTGCTCGAAGCGCTACAGAGAGTTTGCCATCCTGCACCAAAACCTGAAGAGGGAATTCTCAAACTTCAACTTCCCAAAGCTTCCTGGGAAATGGCCCTTCTCCCTGTCCGAACAGCAGCTGGACGCTCGGCGCAGAGGCCTGGAGGAGTACCTGGAGCGAG TGTGTTCTGTGCGGGTGATAGGGGAGAGTGACATCATGCAGGAGTTTCTCTCTGAATCAGATGAG AACTACAACGGAGTCACAGACGTGGAGCTGCGGATAGCGCTGCCTGACAAAACCACCCTCTCTGTGCGGGTTCGTAAAAACAGCACGACGGACCAGGTGTACCAG gCATTAGTGCTGAAGGTTGGGATGGACAGTATTATGGCAAgctacttttctctttttgaagtCATCAACCATTCTTTTG TGAGGAAACTGGCTCCGAATGAGTTCCCCCACAAGCTTTATGTGCAGAACTACACATCCGCCGTTCCTGGGACGTGCTTAGCGCTCCGCAAATGGCTGTTCAGTGTCCAAGAAGAAGAGCTGCTCAGAGACAACCCACTGGCACTACACTACTGCTTCCACCAG GCGCTGGACGATGTGAAGAAGGGATTCATGAAAACGGAGGACAAATCCTACCAGCTGCAGAAACTGGCAGAGCAGCGCAAGATGGCCACA TACCTGAGCCTGCTGCGGACATGCGAGGGCTATAATGAGGTGGTCTTCCCCCACTGCTCCTGCGACTCCAGGCGGAAGGGCCATGTCATCACCGCCATCAGCATCCATCACTTCAAGCTGCACGCGTGCACCGAGGACGGCACGCTGGAG AACCAGGTAATAGCTTTTGAGTGGGCAGAGATGCAGCGCTGGGACACTGACGAGGAAGGCATGGCTTTCTGCTTCGAGTACGccagaggagagaagaaacCGCGCTGGGTTAAGATTTTTACTCCATAT TTCAACTACATGCATGAATGCTTCGAGCGCGTCTTTTGTGAGCTGAAGTGGAGGAAGCAG gtggaggaagaggaatctgataaagacaacaaaaactgcagcaacaATG AGTACCTGCCTCCTCTGGAGACGCAACAGAAGGGATGGCGCCCCCTAGGGGGGGAAATCGCAACCtcctaa